A portion of the Physeter macrocephalus isolate SW-GA chromosome 15, ASM283717v5, whole genome shotgun sequence genome contains these proteins:
- the PSCA gene encoding prostate stem cell antigen, which yields MKAALLALLAAVLALRPGTALQCYSCQAKVSNEDCQHVQNCSHSETQCWTARIRAVDLLTFISKGCSSHCVEDSENYYVGEKNVTCCSTDLCNASGAHALQPAVVTLTLLPALGMLLFWGPGQL from the exons ATGAAGGCTGCCCTCCTTGCCCTGCTAGCCGCTGTCTTGGCCCTGCGGCCAG GCACCGCCCTGCAGTGTTACTCCTGCCAGGCCAAGGTCAGCAACGAGGACTGCCAGCACGTGCAGAACTGCAGCCACTCTGAGACCCAGTGCTGGACCGCGCGCATCC GTGCTGTGGATCTCCTGACCTTCATCAGCAAGGGCTGCAGCTCGCACTGTGTGGAGGACTCAGAGAACTACTACGTGGGCGAGAAGAACGTCACGTGCTGCTCTACCGACCTGTGCAACGCCAGCGGGGCCCACGCCCTGCAGCCGGCCGTTGTCACCCTGACGCTGCTCCCCGCTCTTGGCATGCTGCTGTTCTGGGGCCCCGGGCAGCTGTAG
- the THEM6 gene encoding protein THEM6 isoform X2: protein MLGLLVAVLALALAYFALLDGWYLVRVPCAVLRARLLQPRVRDLLAEQSYAGRVLPSDLDLLLHMNNARYLREADVARAAHLARCGVLGALRALGARAVLAASCARYRRSLRLLEPFEVEPPELPADLQHWIAYNEASSQLLRAESGLSDVVKDQ, encoded by the exons atGCTGGGGCTGCTCGTGGCGGTGCTGGCCCTGGCGCTCGCCTACTTCGCGCTGCTGGACGGCTGGTACCTGGTGCGCGTGCCGTGCGCCGTACTGCGCGCGCGCCTGCTGCAGCCCCGCGTCCGTGACCTGCTGGCTGAGCAGAGCTACGCGGGCCGCGTGCTGCCCTCGGACTTGGACCTGCTGCTGCACATGAACAACGCGCGCTACCTGCGCGAGGCCGACGTGGCGCGCGCCGCTCACCTGGCCCGCTGCGGCGTGCTTGGGGCTCTGCGCGCGCTCGGGGCGCGCGCCGTGCTGGCCGCTTCGTGCGCGCGCTACCGCCGCTCGCTGCGTCTGCTCGAGCCGTTCGAG GTGGAGCCCCCTGAGCTGCCAGCCGACCTGCAGCACTGGATCGCCTACAATGAGGCCAGCAGCCAGCTGCTCCGGGCCGAGAGCGGGCTCAGCGATGTTGTAAAGGACCAGTGA
- the THEM6 gene encoding protein THEM6 isoform X1: MLGLLVAVLALALAYFALLDGWYLVRVPCAVLRARLLQPRVRDLLAEQSYAGRVLPSDLDLLLHMNNARYLREADVARAAHLARCGVLGALRALGARAVLAASCARYRRSLRLLEPFEVRTRLLGWDDRAFYLEARFISLRDGFVCALLRSRQHVLGTSPERVVQHLCKRRVEPPELPADLQHWIAYNEASSQLLRAESGLSDVVKDQ; encoded by the exons atGCTGGGGCTGCTCGTGGCGGTGCTGGCCCTGGCGCTCGCCTACTTCGCGCTGCTGGACGGCTGGTACCTGGTGCGCGTGCCGTGCGCCGTACTGCGCGCGCGCCTGCTGCAGCCCCGCGTCCGTGACCTGCTGGCTGAGCAGAGCTACGCGGGCCGCGTGCTGCCCTCGGACTTGGACCTGCTGCTGCACATGAACAACGCGCGCTACCTGCGCGAGGCCGACGTGGCGCGCGCCGCTCACCTGGCCCGCTGCGGCGTGCTTGGGGCTCTGCGCGCGCTCGGGGCGCGCGCCGTGCTGGCCGCTTCGTGCGCGCGCTACCGCCGCTCGCTGCGTCTGCTCGAGCCGTTCGAGGTGCGCACCCGCCTGCTGGGCTGGGACGACCGCGCCTTCTACCTGGAGGCGCGCTTCATCAGCCTGCGCGACGGCTTCGTGTGCGCGCTGCTGCGCTCCCGCCAGCACGTGCTGGGCACCTCGCCGGAGCGCGTCGTGCAGCACCTGTGCAAGCGCAGG GTGGAGCCCCCTGAGCTGCCAGCCGACCTGCAGCACTGGATCGCCTACAATGAGGCCAGCAGCCAGCTGCTCCGGGCCGAGAGCGGGCTCAGCGATGTTGTAAAGGACCAGTGA